One Candidatus Annandia adelgestsuga genomic window, TGTGATTTGTTATCCATGAATCCTATTCCTTTTAATAATTTTAAATTTATTAAAGGTAATATTTTAGATAAATTAATTATAAAAAAAATTTTAAAAATTTTAAATAATAATAAAGTAAATATTATTATTTCAGATATGTCTTCAAATATTAGTGGTATTTCTTATACTGATAATTATAATAATATGAAATTATTTGATTCTGCTTTTAAAATATGTAAAAAATTTTTGTCTTTTAATGGAATTTTTTTAATAAAAGTTTTTCAAAATAATAATTTTAATGATTATATAAAAAAAATAAAAAATTTTTTTTTAAAAATTAAAATATGTAAACCAAAAGCTTCAAATTCTAATTCTAGAGAAATATATATATTAGCAAAAAAATATTTAATATAAAAAAAATAAGGATTAATTTGAAACAAATAATAAAAAATTTTATTTTATGGTTAATAATTTTGTTTTTTTCAATCTCTGTATTTTATAAGTATAATTTGATTAGAAATTTTAGTCATAAAGTTGATTATTCTACTTTTTTAGTAGAATTAAATAGTAATAAAATTAAATATGTAACAATACAAAATCGTAAAATAAAATTTATAGAAAATAATAATAATAAATATAATACATATATTCCATTTCATGATTCAAAATTATTATATTTATTGATTTCAAAAAATGTTAGAATAGTTGGTAATCCTAAAATATTACCTGGAATATTATTTTCTATTTTTATATCTTGGTTTCCAATATTTTTATTTATATTATCATGGGTTATAATTTTAAAAAAATTTCAAAAAAATAATAAATCAAATATATCTTTTAGTAAAAATAAAGCAAAATTATTTTTATCTAATAATATAAATATTACTTTAAAAGATGTAGCTGGTTGTGATGAAGCAAAAGAAGAAATAAAAGATATAATAGATTTTTTAAAAGACCCTTATAAATTTCAAAAACTTGGTGCTATTATACCTAAAGGTATATTGATGGTTGGTCCTACTGGTACTGGAAAAACTTTATTAGCAAAAGCAATTGCTGGAGAATCAAAAGTTCCTTTTTTTAATATATCAGGTTCTGATTTTGTTGAAATGTTTGTAGGTGTAGGTGCTTCTAGAGTAAGAAATATGTTTAAAGAAGCAAAAAAAAAAGAACCATGTATAATATTTATAGATGAAATAGATACTGTTGGTCGTCAAAGAAGTTATAATAATTTCAATGGAAGTAATGATGAAAGGGAACAGACTTTAAATCAAATGTTAGTAGAAATGGATGGTTTTGATAAAAATCAAGGAATAATAGTTATTGGAGCTACTAATAGACCACATATTTTAGATAAAGCTTTATTAAGACCAGGAAGATTTGATCGTAAAATTTCAATAGATTTACCAAATGTTTATGGAAGAGAACAAATATTAAAAATTCATTTTATTAATAAATCTATAGATAAAAATATTGATATTTTTTCTATTGCTAAAAATACTCCAGGTTTTTCAGGAGCTGATTTAGCTAATTTAGTAAATGAAGCTATATTATTAGCAGTTCGTCAAAAAAAAGAAGTAGTTTCTATTGAACATTTTGAAACAGCAAAAGATAAAATTATAATGGGAGTTGAAAAAAAATCATTAGTTATAACAAATAAACAGAAAGAATGTACTGCTTTTCATGAATCAGGACATGTTATTGTTGGTTATTTAATGCCAGAACATGATCCAATACATAAAGTTACTATTATTCCAAGAGGTGATGCTTTAGGAATGACTTTTTTTACACAAAGATGTGATGTAGTAAGCGTTAATAAACAAAAATTAGAAAGTAGAATTGCAGCGTTATATGGAGGGAGAGTTGCAGAAGAAATTATATATGGAAAAAATTATGTTTCAACAGGTTCTTCAAATGATATTAAAGTTGCTACTAATTTAGCAAGAGATATGGTAACTAAATGGGGGTTTTCTAATAGATTAGGTCCATTATTTTGTGCAGAAAAAGATAATAATTTTATATTTGAAAATACAAAAATAAGAACAATATCTAATATTACTAATAATATAATTGATGAAGAAATTAAATTATTCATAAATAAAAACTATAATATAGCTAGAAAAATATTAAATAATAATATTGATATATTAAAAAAAATGAAAGATTCATTATTAAAATATGAAACTATTGATGCAGTTCATATAAAAAAAATAATGACACGTAAAAAATAAATTTTAACATAAATTAATTTATGTTAATTTTTTTAATATATTTTAATAAATTTTATTATAATAAAATTTATGTATATAATAATTTTTGTAATTTTTATGATAATTTCTTTAATTTTAATATTTTTAATTTTAATTCAACAAAATAAAAAATTTTATTTATATAATAATTTTAATAATACAAAAATTTTTAGCAATATAATAAATAAAAATTTTATAAAATATTTAACAATAATTATAACAATAATATTTATTATAATAAATATTATTATTATAAAAATTAATAATAATTATTAATTTTAAATTATTTTTTTTTTTTTTAAAAAAAAAAAAACCGAGGTGGTGAAATTGGTATACACGCTACTTTGAGGTAGTAGTGCTTTTTTTTAAAAAAGCTTACGGGTTCAAATCCCGTCCTCGGTATTTATTATTATATTTATAAAAATTTTATTAAAATAAAAAAATAATAATTAAATAAGAATTAGTTAAATGAATAAAAAAATAAATGCAAAATATTTGCATGTTAAAATTAATATTAAAATTTCAATATTAATAAGATATATGATTGAATATAATATATTATTAACTCCTAAACAAAATATTAATTACAGATTTTTTAAATTTGTATTAAAAATGAAAAGAAAAAGTATAAAAGAAGAAAAAAAAAAAAATAAAAAATTAAAAAAAAAAGAAAAAATTAATATTAAAGTTTCTACTCCAATTGTAACTATTATGGGACATGTTGATCATGGTAAAACTTCGTTAGTTGATTATTTAAAATCAACTAAAGTAATATCTTATGAATCAAGTGGAATTACTCAAAATTTAAAAACTTATCAAGTTCATACTAAAAATGGTATAATAACATTTTTAGATACTCCTGGTCATTCTAATTTTTCATATATGAGAAAACGTAGTATGAAAATGACTAATATAATTGTTTTAATAGTAGCAGCTGATGATGGTATAATGCCTCAAACTATAGAATCAATAAAATATGCCCAATCATATAATATACCTATTATAATAGCCATTAATAAAATAGATAAAGTTAAATTAAATATCGAAAAAATAACTAATGATTTATCTAAATATAAAATTATATCAGAACAATGGGGTGGAGAAAATATTTTTGTTAATGTTTCAGCTAAATATGGAGTTGGTATAGATGATTTATTAGATTCAATATTATTACAATCTGAAATACTAGAAATTAATACTCATCATAATGTAAAAGCTCATGGAATAATAATTGAATCTTATACAGATATTAATAAAATACCTATAGTAACTATTTTGATAAATAAAGGAACTTTACATTTAGGAGATATAATATTATGTGGTTCTATTAATGGAAAAATTTCTTCTATAAAAGATTTTAAAAATAGAAATATAATTAAGGCTGTACCTGGAACACCAGTAAGTGTTATAGGATTTGAAGTTTTACCTATAACAGGAAAGAATATTATTGTTATAAAAAATAAAGAAAATACAAATAATAATAATTTTAAAAAAAATAATTTAAAAAAAATAAGTTTAAAAAAAAAAAATATAAAAAAAACAAAATTAAAAAAAGAAAATATAAATAATAATAATTTAAAAAAAAAAAATAAAATTAATGATGTTAAAAATTTAAATTTTAATGAATATGAATTAGAAAATAATAATATTATTAATATAAATATTATATTAAAAACAGATAAAAAAGGGTCAATAAAAGATATATTAAATGAATTAAATAAAATTATGAATAAAAATGTTAAAATTAATATAATAGAATCAAATATAGGAAATATAACAAAAAAAGATACATTATTAGCATTTAGGTATAAAGCAATAATATTAGGTTTTAATGTAGAAGTAGAAGATTTCCTTTATAACAAAAAAAATAAAAAATTAAAATATATATATTGTTATAATACAATATATAATTTGATAAAAGATATAAAAAATTTAGTAAATAAAAATATCAAATATTTAAATATAAATAAATTTAATGGTTTAATAGAAATTAAAAATATATTTAATTCATCTAAATTTGGTATTATTGCTGGTTGTATAGTTTTAAGTGGTAAAATAGATAAAAATAATTATATCAATATTATTAGAGATAATAAAATTATTTATAAAGGATATTTAGAATCATTAAGAAGATTTAAAAAATGTATAAATAAAGCTAGTTTTGGAATGGAATGTGGAATAACTATTAAAAATTATAATAATTTTAAAATAGGAGATAAAATAAAATTTTTTAATAATTTATAAAGGTAAATATATATATGAAATTACTAAGATTAAAAAAAATTGAAAAACTATTTAAAAAAGAAATATCTATAATAATTAATTATGATATTGATAATCCTATTATTAAAAATAAAATTATTATTATATCCCAAGTTCATATTTCATTAAATTTAAATAATGCTAAAATTTTTGTTACAGTTTTAAATGATAATAATTATAAAAATATTATATATATGTTACAAAAATCTAATTTATATATTAGAAATATTTTAAAAAAAAGAATTAAAATAAGAAATATACCAAAATTAAATTTTATATATGATGATTCTTCTAAAAAAGGTAATAGAATATTAAAATTATTAAAAAAAATAAATTAATATGTATTAATTTATTTTTATAAATATTATAATTTTATTTGTAAATTTTATATAAAATAAATATTTAATTTTATAATTTATTATATTAATAAAAAGGAATTAATTAATGAATATTTATAAAAAAAAAAATTTTGAAATTATTAAAAAATATGGAAATGATAAAAATGATAGTGGTTCTACTAAAGTTCAAATAGTTATATTTACTAATTATATAAAACATTTACATAAACATTTTTTAATACATAAAAAAGATTTTCATAGTAAAACAGGTTTATTAAAAATAGTTTCAAAAAGAAAAAAAATGCTTAATTATTTTAAAAAAAAAAATTTAAATGATTATATTAATCTTATAAAAAAATTAAAAATAAGAAAATAATAAATTTAAAATATTATAAAATAAAAATAAATTATTAATTTAAACAATTAAATAATATAATATAAAATAAGGAAATTTATTTGTCTACATATTTTATTCATAAATTCAAATATGGTGATCATAAAATAATTATTGAAAATGGATTTATATCACGTAAATCAACATCATCTGTTGTAATAAATATGAATAATACTATTATATTAGTAAATATAATGTGTAAAAAAAAAAAAAATAAAGATAATTTCTTTCCTCTTACTATACAATATCAAGAAAAAGCATATTCAGCTGGTAAAATACCAGGTAATTTTTTTCGAAGAGAAGGTAAATCTAGTGAAAATGAAATTTTAATTTCTAGATTAATAGATAGATCAATTAGACCTTTATTTTCAAATGATTATTCATATGAAATTCAAATTGTTGCTACTTTAATTTCATTAAATCCTGAAGTAAATCCTGATATTGTAGCTATTATAGGAGTATCATCAGCTTTAGGAATATCTGGAATTTCTTTTAAAAATACTATAGGTGCTTCTAAAGTAGGTATTATTGATAATAAATATGTTCTTAATCCTAAAATTTCAGATATGAAAAAATCTAATTTAGATTTAATTTTAACAAGTACTAAAGATTCAATATTAATGATTGAATCTGGATCAAATATTTTAGATGAAGAAAAAATTTTAGAATCAATAAAATTTTTATATGAAAAACAAAAAATTTTAATTGATAATATAAATATATTTATTAAAAAAGTTAATAAATGTCATTTATTTTTACATGATTATAAAATAAAAGATTTATATTTATTAAATATTGTTAAAAAAATGTGTGAAAAACTTTTTATAAAAACTTATTTAACAAAAAAAAAAAAAGATTTTTATAATACAATAAAAATGATAAAAAAAAAATCTACAAAAAAATTGTTAAATCAATTAAAAGAATATAATGAAAATGAAATAAAATATGTTATAAATAAAATTGAAAAAAAAACATTAAGAAAAATGATATTAAAAAATAAATTAAGAGTAGATAATAGAAAAATTAATACTGTAAGAAAATTAAATATGGGTATAAATTTTATACCTAATACACATGGATCTTCATTTTTTACTAGAGGTAAAACACAATCTATTGTTACTATAACTTTAGGAACATCTCGTGATTCTCAAAATCAAGATGAATTATATGGTGAAAAAATTTCTAATAGTTTTATATTTCATTATAATTTTCCATCTTATGCAGTTGGTGAAATTGGTATTTTAGGAGCTCCTAAAAGAAGAGAAATTGGTCATGGTAGATTAGCAAGAAAAAGTTTTTTATATTTAATTCCAAAATTAGAAAATTTTCCATATACTATTAGAGTTGTTTCAGAAATAACTGAATCTGATGGTTCTTCTTCAATGGCTTCAGTATGTGGAGCGTCTTTAGCTTTAATGGATGCCGGAGTACCTATAAAACATACAGTTTCTGGAATTTCTATGGGGTTAATTAAAAATAAAAATAAATATGTTGTTTTAACTGATATAACAGGATATGAAGATTATATTGGTGATATAGATTTTAAATCTTCTGGAACTATTAATGGAATAACATCTTTACAAATGGATGTTAAAAATAAAGGAATAAATTTAAAGATTTTAAAAATTATTTTTAAAAAATCTAGAAAAGCACGTATATATGTAATTAGTTGTATGAAAAGAATTATAGGACAACATCGTAAAAATATTTCCAAAAATGCTCCTCATATATGTAAATTAGAAATAGATCCAAAAAAAATAAAAGATGTTATAGGTAAAGGTGGTTCAGTAATAAAAAAAATAACAGAAATGACAGATTCTCAAATAGATATAGAAAACAATGGAACAATAATGATATCTGCTTCAAATAATAAAAAAACGAAAGAAGCTATTGATTATATAAAAAAAATAACTACTGATATTATTGTTAATAATGTTTATTGTGGAATTATATCTAAAATAGTTAATTTTGGAATATTTGTTAAAATAGATGATACTGAAAAAGAAGGTTTAGTTCATATATCACATATTTCTGATAAACGTATAAATAATATTAATGATTATTTAAGTGTAGGTCAAAAAATATATACAAAAGTATTAGAAGTTGATAGAACAGGAAGAATAAGATTAAGTATAAAAGAAGCTAAGAAGGAAAATTTATTAAATAAAATTAAATTACCTAATTAATTTTATTAATTTTTAATAAATTAATAAAATTATTTGAATTACATATTTTTATTTATTTAATATTTATAAGGTTTATTAAATGTATAATTCCAGAAAAACATTCTATGAATTAGGAATAAAAAATAAAATTTTAAAATCTTTAAAAGAAATAGGTTATTTTAAACCATCATTAATTCAATTAAAATGTATTCCATATTTATTAAAAGGATATGATATTTTGGGAACCGCTCAAACAGGTAGTGGTAAAACTGCAGCTTTTGCATTACCATTAATACAAAAAATAAATTTGAAAATTAAAAAACCTCAAATATTAGTATTAACACCAACAAGAGAATTAGCTATACAAATTTCTGTAGCTTTTAAACTATTTTCTAAATATATGAATAAAATAAAAACTTTATCATTATATGGAGGTCAATCATATGATATACAATTTAAAAAATTAAAACATAATCCTCAAATTATAGTTGGTACTCCTGGAAGATTATTAGATCATTTAAAAAAAAAAACATTAAATTTATCTAAAATTAATAGTTTAGTATTAGATGAAGCAGATGAAATGTTAAGAATGGGTTTTATTGAAGATGTTAAAAGTATATTGTTTAATATACCAAATATACATCAAACAATATTATTTTCAGCAACTATGCCAAAAACTATCAAAAAAATAGCTAAAAATTTTATGAAATTTCCTAAAGAAATTTTAATTAAATCAAATTTTTTTACAAAACCTAATATACAACAGTATTATTGTGAAACAAATAAAAATAAATTTTATAATTTAATTAAATTTTTAGAAATTGAAGAATATAGTGCAGTAATTATTTTCGTTAAAACAAAAATATCTACTTTAGAAATTGCAGATAATTTAAAAAAATATGGTTTTTATAATAGTTCCGCATTAAATGGTGATATGAATCAAAATATGAGAGAAAAAACTTTAGAAAAATTTAAATTAGGTTATTTAGATATTTTAGTAGCTACAGATATAGCTGCAAGAGGTTTGGATGTAAAACGTATTAATTTAGTTATTAATTATGATATACCAATAGATGTTGAATCATATGTTCATCGTATAGGAAGAACAGGTAGAGCAGGACGATCAGGAAAAGCAATATTATTTATGGAAAAAAATGAAAATATGTTATTAAAAAATATTGAAAGATTTACAAAAGTTAATATAAAAAAAATTTTATTTCCAAGTAATATATTTGTTAGTAAAAAAAGACAATATAATTTTATAAAGAAAATTAACAAAAATTTATTAAATAAAAATATAAATAAATATAAAAAATTATTAATTATAATAAAAAAATATTATAATAATAAACTAAAGAATTTTAAAAATATAAAATATATATTTTTAAAAATGTTACAAATTAAAAAAAAAATAATAATATCTTATAAA contains:
- a CDS encoding DEAD/DEAH box helicase is translated as MYNSRKTFYELGIKNKILKSLKEIGYFKPSLIQLKCIPYLLKGYDILGTAQTGSGKTAAFALPLIQKINLKIKKPQILVLTPTRELAIQISVAFKLFSKYMNKIKTLSLYGGQSYDIQFKKLKHNPQIIVGTPGRLLDHLKKKTLNLSKINSLVLDEADEMLRMGFIEDVKSILFNIPNIHQTILFSATMPKTIKKIAKNFMKFPKEILIKSNFFTKPNIQQYYCETNKNKFYNLIKFLEIEEYSAVIIFVKTKISTLEIADNLKKYGFYNSSALNGDMNQNMREKTLEKFKLGYLDILVATDIAARGLDVKRINLVINYDIPIDVESYVHRIGRTGRAGRSGKAILFMEKNENMLLKNIERFTKVNIKKILFPSNIFVSKKRQYNFIKKINKNLLNKNINKYKKLLIIIKKYYNNKLKNFKNIKYIFLKMLQIKKKIIISYKKISILNNKYNYFDILYKFNYKNKINNYIYF
- a CDS encoding SAM-dependent methyltransferase, with translation MKNIKINNRINNWYKNKINNFYYKQAKIKKLRSRSWFKLKQIDEKEKLFYSGMKVIDLGSSPGSWSLYVSSKIKKNGYLISCDLLSMNPIPFNNFKFIKGNILDKLIIKKILKILNNNKVNIIISDMSSNISGISYTDNYNNMKLFDSAFKICKKFLSFNGIFLIKVFQNNNFNDYIKKIKNFFLKIKICKPKASNSNSREIYILAKKYLI
- the rbfA gene encoding 30S ribosome-binding factor RbfA, with protein sequence MKLLRLKKIEKLFKKEISIIINYDIDNPIIKNKIIIISQVHISLNLNNAKIFVTVLNDNNYKNIIYMLQKSNLYIRNILKKRIKIRNIPKLNFIYDDSSKKGNRILKLLKKIN
- the rpsO gene encoding 30S ribosomal protein S15 yields the protein MNIYKKKNFEIIKKYGNDKNDSGSTKVQIVIFTNYIKHLHKHFLIHKKDFHSKTGLLKIVSKRKKMLNYFKKKNLNDYINLIKKLKIRK
- the secG gene encoding preprotein translocase subunit SecG, with the protein product MYIIIFVIFMIISLILIFLILIQQNKKFYLYNNFNNTKIFSNIINKNFIKYLTIIITIIFIIINIIIIKINNNY
- the infB gene encoding translation initiation factor IF-2 encodes the protein MNKKINAKYLHVKINIKISILIRYMIEYNILLTPKQNINYRFFKFVLKMKRKSIKEEKKKNKKLKKKEKINIKVSTPIVTIMGHVDHGKTSLVDYLKSTKVISYESSGITQNLKTYQVHTKNGIITFLDTPGHSNFSYMRKRSMKMTNIIVLIVAADDGIMPQTIESIKYAQSYNIPIIIAINKIDKVKLNIEKITNDLSKYKIISEQWGGENIFVNVSAKYGVGIDDLLDSILLQSEILEINTHHNVKAHGIIIESYTDINKIPIVTILINKGTLHLGDIILCGSINGKISSIKDFKNRNIIKAVPGTPVSVIGFEVLPITGKNIIVIKNKENTNNNNFKKNNLKKISLKKKNIKKTKLKKENINNNNLKKKNKINDVKNLNFNEYELENNNIININIILKTDKKGSIKDILNELNKIMNKNVKINIIESNIGNITKKDTLLAFRYKAIILGFNVEVEDFLYNKKNKKLKYIYCYNTIYNLIKDIKNLVNKNIKYLNINKFNGLIEIKNIFNSSKFGIIAGCIVLSGKIDKNNYINIIRDNKIIYKGYLESLRRFKKCINKASFGMECGITIKNYNNFKIGDKIKFFNNL
- the ftsH gene encoding ATP-dependent zinc metalloprotease FtsH; translated protein: MKQIIKNFILWLIILFFSISVFYKYNLIRNFSHKVDYSTFLVELNSNKIKYVTIQNRKIKFIENNNNKYNTYIPFHDSKLLYLLISKNVRIVGNPKILPGILFSIFISWFPIFLFILSWVIILKKFQKNNKSNISFSKNKAKLFLSNNINITLKDVAGCDEAKEEIKDIIDFLKDPYKFQKLGAIIPKGILMVGPTGTGKTLLAKAIAGESKVPFFNISGSDFVEMFVGVGASRVRNMFKEAKKKEPCIIFIDEIDTVGRQRSYNNFNGSNDEREQTLNQMLVEMDGFDKNQGIIVIGATNRPHILDKALLRPGRFDRKISIDLPNVYGREQILKIHFINKSIDKNIDIFSIAKNTPGFSGADLANLVNEAILLAVRQKKEVVSIEHFETAKDKIIMGVEKKSLVITNKQKECTAFHESGHVIVGYLMPEHDPIHKVTIIPRGDALGMTFFTQRCDVVSVNKQKLESRIAALYGGRVAEEIIYGKNYVSTGSSNDIKVATNLARDMVTKWGFSNRLGPLFCAEKDNNFIFENTKIRTISNITNNIIDEEIKLFINKNYNIARKILNNNIDILKKMKDSLLKYETIDAVHIKKIMTRKK
- the pnp gene encoding polyribonucleotide nucleotidyltransferase, translating into MSTYFIHKFKYGDHKIIIENGFISRKSTSSVVINMNNTIILVNIMCKKKKNKDNFFPLTIQYQEKAYSAGKIPGNFFRREGKSSENEILISRLIDRSIRPLFSNDYSYEIQIVATLISLNPEVNPDIVAIIGVSSALGISGISFKNTIGASKVGIIDNKYVLNPKISDMKKSNLDLILTSTKDSILMIESGSNILDEEKILESIKFLYEKQKILIDNINIFIKKVNKCHLFLHDYKIKDLYLLNIVKKMCEKLFIKTYLTKKKKDFYNTIKMIKKKSTKKLLNQLKEYNENEIKYVINKIEKKTLRKMILKNKLRVDNRKINTVRKLNMGINFIPNTHGSSFFTRGKTQSIVTITLGTSRDSQNQDELYGEKISNSFIFHYNFPSYAVGEIGILGAPKRREIGHGRLARKSFLYLIPKLENFPYTIRVVSEITESDGSSSMASVCGASLALMDAGVPIKHTVSGISMGLIKNKNKYVVLTDITGYEDYIGDIDFKSSGTINGITSLQMDVKNKGINLKILKIIFKKSRKARIYVISCMKRIIGQHRKNISKNAPHICKLEIDPKKIKDVIGKGGSVIKKITEMTDSQIDIENNGTIMISASNNKKTKEAIDYIKKITTDIIVNNVYCGIISKIVNFGIFVKIDDTEKEGLVHISHISDKRINNINDYLSVGQKIYTKVLEVDRTGRIRLSIKEAKKENLLNKIKLPN